One window of the Methanofollis sp. genome contains the following:
- a CDS encoding cobalt-precorrin-7 (C(5))-methyltransferase, whose translation MKVVGVGCGPGMLTGEAARVIAAAALVYGSARAIALARPHIRDGCEVHEIDDYKALRSLPADAVVLSTGDPMLAGLGYLGGEVVPGISSMQVAFARLGVSQVRGVVVNAHGKDHAAAIALAVEEIGRGRVVFLIADPAFSVPDLAAALDGEVRIAVCEDLGYPEERIDVGTAAAPPVPVSGLFVVVAGF comes from the coding sequence ATGAAGGTCGTCGGCGTGGGCTGCGGCCCGGGCATGCTCACCGGGGAGGCGGCCCGCGTCATTGCGGCCGCCGCCCTCGTCTATGGCTCGGCCCGTGCGATCGCCCTCGCCCGCCCGCATATCCGCGACGGGTGCGAGGTGCACGAGATCGACGACTACAAAGCCCTCCGCTCCCTCCCGGCCGACGCGGTCGTCCTCTCGACAGGCGACCCGATGCTCGCGGGCCTCGGCTATCTCGGCGGCGAGGTGGTGCCCGGCATCTCCTCGATGCAGGTCGCCTTCGCCCGCCTCGGCGTCTCCCAGGTCAGGGGCGTCGTCGTGAACGCCCACGGCAAGGACCACGCGGCGGCAATCGCCCTCGCGGTCGAGGAGATCGGCCGCGGCCGGGTCGTCTTCCTCATCGCCGACCCGGCGTTCTCGGTCCCCGACCTCGCCGCGGCGCTGGACGGCGAGGTGCGTATCGCCGTCTGCGAGGACCTCGGCTACCCTGAGGAGCGGATCGATGTCGGCACGGCGGCCGCCCCGCCGGTGCCGGTGTCCGGCCTCTTCGTCGTGGTCGCGGGGTTCTGA
- a CDS encoding precorrin-8X methylmutase, which produces MYIDPGADTPEGYTISKTSRALARQVIGDRTPEDRIRQRCAISVGDFVMADLVRFRGDAISAGLAALARGAPIVTDIHMVQMGIRKKEHSSEVLCALDFGRDISAERGITRSSAGLIALRDRLDGAIVVIGNAPSSLLSLCTMVREEGVRPALVIGMAVGFVNAAESKEELRTLDIPSISTQGTRGGTPPAVAAMNEIVTMYVEQKGGE; this is translated from the coding sequence CCGCGCCCTCGCACGGCAGGTGATAGGCGATCGGACGCCTGAGGACAGGATCAGGCAGAGGTGCGCGATCTCGGTCGGCGACTTCGTGATGGCCGACCTGGTGCGGTTCAGGGGCGACGCCATCTCTGCCGGGCTTGCGGCCCTCGCCCGCGGCGCCCCGATCGTCACCGACATCCACATGGTGCAGATGGGGATCCGGAAGAAGGAGCACTCGTCCGAGGTGCTCTGCGCCCTGGACTTCGGCCGGGATATCTCCGCGGAGCGGGGGATCACCCGCTCCTCCGCGGGCCTCATCGCATTGCGCGACCGCCTGGACGGCGCGATCGTCGTGATCGGCAACGCCCCTTCGTCCCTCCTCTCCCTCTGCACGATGGTGCGGGAGGAGGGCGTGCGGCCGGCCCTGGTCATCGGGATGGCCGTCGGCTTCGTGAATGCCGCGGAGTCGAAGGAGGAACTGCGCACCCTCGACATCCCCTCGATCTCGACGCAGGGGACGCGGGGCGGGACGCCGCCCGCGGTGGCGGCGATGAACGAGATCGTCACGATGTATGTGGAGCAGAAAGGTGGGGAGTGA
- a CDS encoding cobalt-precorrin-5B (C(1))-methyltransferase translates to MGSERVVDPVTGYAYPDEWVARCEDPATRALAASGLGVLTADGRVLRRGFTTGTTAAAAAKAAVLSLGRPVDGVAITLPCGLRVAVPARGEGGRGEARKDSGDYPSDVTAGLLFVATAGPAPAGVEVVAGEGIGRFVRDTPRYRAGDAAVSQTAMASIERAADEAREEVGRAGVRVVLAIPEGAAVAHKTLNPRIGVDGGVSVLGSTGLVEPWDDHLSESAFERVRGAERVVLTTGRIGLRYSRLLFPSHEAVLVGVNLGRALDEVRGEAVICGLPGLVLKFIDPDVLTGTGCATVEDLTATPAWPGVLERAFARSRQEHPGVRVVVVDRAGTVLGDSA, encoded by the coding sequence GTGGGGAGTGAGAGGGTCGTCGACCCGGTGACCGGGTACGCCTATCCGGACGAGTGGGTGGCGAGGTGCGAGGACCCTGCAACCCGTGCCCTCGCCGCGTCGGGCCTCGGCGTGCTGACTGCCGACGGCCGGGTGCTCAGGCGAGGCTTCACGACCGGGACGACGGCCGCGGCCGCGGCGAAGGCGGCGGTCCTCTCCCTCGGGCGGCCGGTGGACGGGGTCGCCATCACTCTCCCCTGCGGCCTCAGGGTCGCGGTGCCCGCCCGCGGCGAGGGGGGCCGGGGCGAGGCGAGAAAGGACTCCGGCGACTACCCCTCCGACGTCACCGCGGGCCTCCTCTTCGTGGCGACGGCCGGCCCCGCCCCCGCGGGCGTCGAGGTCGTCGCCGGCGAGGGTATTGGGAGGTTCGTCCGCGACACCCCCCGGTACCGTGCCGGGGACGCGGCGGTCAGCCAGACGGCCATGGCGTCGATCGAGAGGGCGGCCGACGAGGCCAGGGAGGAGGTCGGCCGTGCCGGGGTGCGTGTCGTCCTCGCCATCCCCGAGGGTGCGGCTGTCGCACACAAGACCCTCAACCCCCGCATCGGCGTCGATGGCGGGGTCTCTGTCCTGGGCTCGACCGGCCTGGTGGAACCCTGGGACGACCACCTCTCCGAGTCCGCCTTCGAGAGGGTCCGGGGTGCCGAGCGGGTGGTGCTGACGACAGGCCGGATCGGCCTCCGGTACTCCCGCCTCCTCTTCCCCTCCCACGAGGCCGTGCTCGTCGGCGTGAACCTGGGCCGGGCCCTCGACGAGGTGCGGGGCGAGGCGGTGATCTGCGGCCTGCCCGGCCTTGTCCTGAAGTTCATCGACCCCGACGTCCTCACGGGAACCGGGTGCGCCACGGTGGAGGACCTGACCGCGACCCCGGCCTGGCCCGGCGTTCTCGAACGGGCCTTCGCACGCTCCCGCCAGGAGCACCCCGGCGTGCGGGTCGTCGTGGTGGACAGGGCCGGAACGGTCCTGGGGGACTCGGCATGA